TCCCCGAACCGTGACCCGCTCGCGAGGCCGAAGTCGGCGGAGCTGAGGGACGCGGAACCGGTACCGGTGAGGCCCGACGCGGTGCCCGGCAGGGTCCACAGGCCCCCGCTGCGGTCGTTCTCGAAGGAGGCGGTCACCGCCATGTCGGCCTTGCCGTTGTTGTCGTAGTCGGCGAGCCGGACCTGGGCACCGAAGAGGTCGTTGGTCTCGGCGGCACCCGGAACGCCGGCGGTGTCCTGGGAGATGCGTACGACGCCGGACTGCGAGACACCGGAGGCGGAGCCGCGGAACACCGTCACGTCGCCGGCGTTCTCCAGGTCGCCGAGCCATTCGCCGTTGGCGCCGACGACCAGTTCGGCCTTGCCGTCGCCGGTGATGTCGCCGATCGCCACCGAGGCTCCCCAGCCGTCGCCGTCCTCGTTGGCGCCGGGAACACCGGTGCTGTCCTGGTGCAGGGTCACCGGGTCGCCGAACCCCGTCAGGCCGCCGTACCGGACGGTCACGTAACCGGCGCCGTCGCTGGGGTCGGCGATGGAGAACGTCTCGGGCCAGGTGAGGGAGGTGGCCAGGTCGTCGAAGCCGTCGCCGTTGAGGTCGCCGAGGGCGACGGCGGTGTCGCCGTTCTCGACCCGCTGTATCCGGTTCGGACGGCCTTCCTGGCCGGTGTAGACGTCGGTGCCCGGGCGTCCGGTGCCGGGGTCGCCGGTCACGGCAAGGTCGTCCTTGCCGTCTCCGTTCACATCGCCCACGGCCGCTTCCCAGTTGAGGAGCGGGGCGCCCGGGACCGTCAGGGTGTAGGCGGAGGCCGGCTGGGTCGTCCGGGAGGAGCCGCCCTTGTAGACGACGACCGCGTTCGGCTCGATGACGGCGAGGTCAGCGGCGCTGTCACCGGTGAAGTCCCCCACGGCCACATCCAGACCGTGCCCCTGCCACTGGTGCGGGTTGTCCACGGTGGTCGTGGTGCTGGTGGTGAACGGCTCGGCGCCACCCCAGAGGATGGTCACGCTGCCCTGGCCCTCGTACTCGCCGACGTCCTCCCCGTCGGCGCCCACGACCAGGTCCGCGTACCCGTCCGAGTCCAGATCCCCACCGGCGATCGAGATCCCGAAGTTGTCGCTGTCCTCCGGCGTGCCCGGCACCCCCGCGGAACTCTGGGTGAGCTCGACCTTCCGCGTGGTCAGCCCGGCGGCGGACCCGAAGGACACGACCACGGCACCCGCGGCCTCAGCACCGTTCACGGACTTGTACGGCGCGCCGATCGCAAGATCCCGGTGCCCGTCACCGTTGAAGTCGTCGGCGTACTTGGCGGGAGCGGCAGCCGCCGGCCCCGCGCCGGTCACGGTGATCAGCCCACCGGCCAACGCGGTCACGGCCGCAACGGCGACAACGGTACGGAAGGGCATGGGCATAGAGATTTCCTCCTGAAAGGCTGAAAGGGAGAAGGGCTGAAAGGGAGAAGGGCTGGGGGACGCGCATCATCGACGACTCGGCGGGACTGGATGGGTCGGCGGTCGACGTCGTACCGTCCTGTCAGGCGCCCGAGCCGTCGGTGGTCGGCTTGTCCGACACCTCACCCAGCTGCGGCTCGGGACAGCTCTCCGTTGTCATCGTGCCGCGGCCCACGAAGAGGCCGAACTTGGTGGCGCCCTTCTCGGACCGATACGCGGCGGCGAACTCGTCCTCGTACTCGCCGACCGACTCTTGGAACACGGTGTAGCCGGAGACCTCGGTGACGTGGACGAGTTCCGGCGCGACACCCCACTCGCGCGCGACGGCATCGAGGTCGGCGCTGTCGGCGGCCGTTCCGTCGTTCTTGTCGGGGCCGCATCCTGCGAGCAGAACTGACAACAGGAGAAGGGGAAGCAGCACACGCGCGGGTCGCATCACACGCACATCTTTCCGCATGAACATGCCGTAGGCGCAACCGCTTTACGGGCTCGCGCTCACGGCCCCTGCCCTTCTCGTGTCATGGGGATTCGTGGAGTCGAACCTGCGTCACCCGCACGTACGCCTCCTGCGTGTCGGCGGGCCGCGCCTCGGGGACGCGCGGACGAGGTGCTGGACGCCGGAGGCGTCCTCAAGGTGCTGAAGGAGGAGGTGGGGCGGGCACAGTATCCGGCGTTCTTCCGGGACACGGCGCGGCTGGAGGCCGCGGCTGTCGAGTGCTCCTACGACTCCTACGACTCCCACGCGGCCACGCGGTCACGCCGCCTTGCGGGCACTGCGGGCACTGCGGGCACTGCGGTCCAAGCTGGACTTGAAGCCCTTGTCGGGGCTGAAGTACTGACGACCCATGACGGTCTGGGCCGACGCCTATGACAGCGCCGATCCGTCCGACGCGTCCAAGGAGGCGTTGCAGGGAATGTGGCTGCTCGTCGGCGGCGCTGTGGTCACAGGCGGTGGCCTTCTCCCTCGACGTCCTGCCCCTCGACCGGGCCCCTGAGCCGACCCTTCTCCTCTCACTTCCCAGCAGGATGAGAACGACGGCAACGCACGAGGCACGGGCAAACCCTCGGGCTCGTAGGGCCGCGTGTGGCACATTGAGACCGCCGGACTTCGACCATGTTCCGATCCGGCAAGGGGGTTTGTGATGACGGGCCATGGGGAGGCCGCACGGTTCGCCGCTCGGTTGCGCGCACTGCGGGAACGAGCCGATTACAGCTACGAGGCACTCGCACAGAAGACCGGCATCAGCCGCTCCAGCCTTCATCGGTATTGCGCGGGCTTATCGGTCCCGCAGGACTACGGAGTGGTCCACCGCATTGCCACGGTCTGCGGGGCGACCCCGACGGAACTACGTGCACTGCACCGGCTCTGGGCCCTGTCCGACGCGGAACGGGCTCAACGGGTCCTGCCGGAGGACGCGGAGGACGCGGGGAACGCGGGGAATGCAGGGAATGAGGGGAATGCGGCGGGTGAGGGGGACGGAGGGGAGGCGTCGGCAGCGGAGACCTTGACGGCCTCCGTAGCCGAGGACCTGGAGACGGACGAAACGCACCGGCAGTCGGGAACCGACGGGACACCTCGGGAACCTGAACCCGAAACCGATACCCATACCCATACCGATCTCCATACCGATTCCGATACCGATGGACCATGTCCCGAAGCGACGACCGACCGGAGACTCCCAGAGGGAGAACCGACCGTGCCGCCGGGACCCCCGACGGTGCGCGGGAAGGGTGGGCGGCGGGGCCGCCTGCGCACCGCCGTCATCGCCGCGATCACCGTGGTCGCCCTCGGGATCGTGGTCTGGGGTGTGTCCACGCGCTCCTCCCAGACGAAGGCAGCCGAAGCGAACGCCGAGCGCGTGCTGTTCTCGGCCGCCTGTCCGCCCGTG
This sequence is a window from Streptomyces ortus. Protein-coding genes within it:
- a CDS encoding FG-GAP-like repeat-containing protein, whose product is MPMPFRTVVAVAAVTALAGGLITVTGAGPAAAAPAKYADDFNGDGHRDLAIGAPYKSVNGAEAAGAVVVSFGSAAGLTTRKVELTQSSAGVPGTPEDSDNFGISIAGGDLDSDGYADLVVGADGEDVGEYEGQGSVTILWGGAEPFTTSTTTTVDNPHQWQGHGLDVAVGDFTGDSAADLAVIEPNAVVVYKGGSSRTTQPASAYTLTVPGAPLLNWEAAVGDVNGDGKDDLAVTGDPGTGRPGTDVYTGQEGRPNRIQRVENGDTAVALGDLNGDGFDDLATSLTWPETFSIADPSDGAGYVTVRYGGLTGFGDPVTLHQDSTGVPGANEDGDGWGASVAIGDITGDGKAELVVGANGEWLGDLENAGDVTVFRGSASGVSQSGVVRISQDTAGVPGAAETNDLFGAQVRLADYDNNGKADMAVTASFENDRSGGLWTLPGTASGLTGTGSASLSSADFGLASGSRFGESLLD